From the Brevibacillus choshinensis genome, one window contains:
- a CDS encoding long-chain-fatty-acid--CoA ligase codes for MYHLNENLKRSAHNFPDRPAYVFQGESTTYAELDQQVEFLAASLAKRGIGKGDAVALLVDNRPHFVSAYYAILRVGAAVVPMNPIYTPREIGYILSNSKAKAVIALSALEPVLSELKDQLSDLELLIYTEVAGDALTVDQLIQEQETEYDEPERDENDLAVILYTSGTTGQPKGAMLSHKNMDSNAEAMGTLFELEPDDRMVAVLPMFHVFCMTVCLNGPIRSGATILIVQRFHPVEVVNVLRDQKASCFAGVPTMYNYMLQLPTATRADFATIRVCCSGGASMPVELLHKFEEKYGVKIMEGYGLSEAAPATAFNPIRGTRKPGSVGIDLPGVINKVIDPEGNEVPRGEVGELVVFGPNVMLGYLGLPEETNAALRNGWLHTGDLARMDEEGYVYIVDRKKDMILVDGYNVYPREVEEVLYQHPAIIEAAVIGIPDEVHGEAVKAFVALKEIAVSQEDIVAFCTDKLAKYKIPRQVEFVAELPKNSTGKILRRSLRN; via the coding sequence ATGTATCATTTGAACGAGAACCTGAAGAGAAGTGCCCACAACTTCCCTGATCGTCCTGCCTACGTTTTTCAAGGTGAAAGTACGACGTATGCGGAGTTGGATCAGCAGGTAGAGTTTTTGGCAGCTAGTCTAGCAAAACGAGGGATTGGAAAAGGGGATGCGGTGGCGCTTCTCGTGGACAACCGCCCGCATTTTGTGAGCGCTTACTATGCGATCCTGAGGGTTGGAGCTGCCGTTGTCCCGATGAATCCCATCTACACTCCTAGAGAGATCGGTTATATTTTGTCCAACAGTAAAGCCAAGGCCGTGATCGCTTTATCTGCACTGGAGCCTGTTTTGTCCGAGTTGAAGGATCAGCTGAGTGACCTCGAGCTGTTGATCTACACGGAAGTAGCTGGGGATGCGCTTACAGTCGACCAGCTCATCCAAGAGCAAGAAACCGAGTATGATGAGCCAGAACGGGACGAAAACGACCTGGCCGTCATCTTGTACACGTCTGGTACCACCGGGCAACCAAAAGGAGCTATGCTTTCGCATAAAAACATGGATTCCAACGCTGAGGCGATGGGGACATTGTTTGAGCTGGAGCCTGATGACCGGATGGTCGCGGTCTTGCCGATGTTTCATGTATTCTGCATGACTGTCTGCTTGAATGGTCCCATCCGCTCCGGTGCTACCATCTTGATCGTCCAGAGGTTCCATCCGGTTGAAGTCGTCAATGTCTTACGCGACCAGAAAGCTTCTTGCTTTGCTGGAGTTCCGACGATGTACAACTACATGCTACAGCTACCTACAGCTACACGAGCCGATTTTGCGACGATCCGTGTATGTTGTTCAGGGGGGGCATCGATGCCCGTTGAATTGCTGCACAAGTTTGAGGAGAAATATGGCGTGAAGATCATGGAGGGTTACGGTCTGTCAGAGGCTGCTCCCGCCACAGCATTTAACCCCATTCGGGGTACGAGAAAACCAGGTTCTGTAGGGATTGATTTGCCAGGAGTGATCAACAAGGTAATCGATCCTGAAGGAAATGAAGTGCCTCGCGGGGAAGTCGGGGAACTAGTCGTCTTTGGACCGAATGTGATGCTCGGTTATCTCGGCTTGCCAGAAGAGACAAATGCTGCTTTGCGAAATGGCTGGCTGCACACCGGTGATCTGGCAAGAATGGACGAGGAAGGCTACGTCTATATCGTCGACAGGAAGAAGGATATGATTCTCGTAGACGGATACAATGTCTATCCGCGTGAGGTCGAGGAAGTACTCTATCAACATCCAGCGATCATCGAAGCAGCTGTGATCGGCATCCCAGACGAAGTGCACGGGGAAGCAGTCAAAGCGTTTGTCGCCCTGAAGGAAATCGCAGTGTCCCAAGAAGACATCGTGGCGTTTTGCACCGACAAACTCGCCAAGTATAAGATTCCTCGTCAGGTAGAGTTTGTGGCCGAACTTCCGAAAAACAGCACAGGCAAAATCCTGCGTCGTTCCTTGAGAAACTGA
- a CDS encoding MerR family transcriptional regulator: MYSISEIARLSGISPYTLRYYEKIGVLPNPERQEGRKHGVRRYNDQDLRFIRFIHGLKQTGMKLDDIASFVQEGCLIADDYPETQIDETLSKRIEILDDHLEQLDLQMRQLEAVRSFTLEKRAFYINLQSQRDQEKN; this comes from the coding sequence ATGTACTCCATTAGTGAAATCGCGAGACTCTCGGGGATTTCCCCCTACACCCTGCGATATTATGAAAAAATCGGTGTATTGCCTAATCCCGAACGTCAAGAAGGTCGGAAACACGGTGTGCGCCGGTACAATGATCAAGATTTGCGTTTCATCCGGTTTATCCACGGCTTAAAGCAGACCGGAATGAAGCTGGATGACATTGCTTCATTCGTACAAGAAGGCTGTCTGATAGCAGATGATTACCCGGAGACACAAATAGACGAGACGCTGAGTAAACGAATCGAAATATTGGATGATCATCTCGAGCAATTGGATTTACAGATGCGGCAGCTCGAGGCTGTAAGAAGCTTTACTCTTGAAAAACGAGCCTTCTACATAAACTTACAAAGTCAGCGTGATCAGGAAAAAAACTAA
- a CDS encoding CapA family protein: MTRPVTFAATGDSFITRQLYKDEAFHEMAALLHRADVRLANLETTVHDNKGYPSAQSGGTWAMSPPSVLQTMKEYGFNMIGWANNHTLDYLYGGLEATEQHLNEYGFVHAGAGKNLAEAGAPRYLECESARVALIAATSTFHPWWAAGDQRPDSIGRPGVNPMRYIMAHTLTEEKLSHLQAIADSTDINAFSKILIEEGFMNAPGQDVFLFGTSLFRQGEQDETKTEPHPRDLKRIIKTIEEAKRRADYVIISIHAHEMKGEKKEAPAEFLEVFARACIDAGAHAVVGHGPHLLRGIEIYKNRPIFYSLGDFIFQTEAVTSQPADFYEHYGLTHNHNVADALEAMSAKYTRGLCVHQEVWEAVVPIWKMHEGELLEIELHPIELGFDLPIHRMGWPTLSASSAILERLQTLSEPYGTKIEVEGNVGRIRFKQVVGSDVT; this comes from the coding sequence TTGACTAGACCCGTTACATTTGCGGCTACAGGAGACAGCTTTATTACTCGTCAACTCTATAAGGACGAGGCATTCCATGAGATGGCGGCATTGCTCCATCGAGCAGATGTTCGTTTAGCCAATTTGGAAACAACCGTCCATGACAACAAGGGATATCCGAGCGCACAGAGCGGGGGAACGTGGGCGATGTCGCCTCCATCCGTGCTGCAGACCATGAAGGAGTATGGCTTCAACATGATCGGCTGGGCAAATAACCATACACTCGATTACTTGTACGGAGGACTTGAGGCGACAGAACAGCACTTAAACGAGTACGGATTCGTCCATGCAGGGGCAGGCAAAAATCTAGCGGAGGCTGGTGCACCACGGTATTTAGAATGCGAGTCTGCCCGAGTCGCATTGATAGCAGCTACGTCCACCTTTCATCCATGGTGGGCAGCGGGAGATCAGCGACCGGATAGTATCGGCAGGCCGGGAGTCAATCCGATGCGTTACATCATGGCGCACACTCTCACGGAGGAGAAGTTGAGTCATTTACAGGCGATAGCTGACTCCACTGACATCAACGCATTCAGCAAGATATTGATCGAGGAAGGCTTTATGAACGCACCTGGTCAGGACGTTTTTCTGTTCGGGACATCGCTCTTTCGACAGGGGGAACAGGATGAAACGAAAACAGAACCACACCCGCGCGATCTAAAACGAATCATCAAAACTATCGAGGAAGCCAAACGGAGGGCCGATTACGTCATCATCAGCATTCATGCCCATGAGATGAAAGGGGAGAAGAAGGAAGCGCCCGCAGAGTTTCTGGAGGTGTTTGCTCGTGCTTGCATTGATGCGGGGGCTCACGCAGTCGTTGGTCATGGCCCGCATCTGCTGCGAGGTATCGAAATATACAAAAACCGCCCCATCTTTTACAGCCTGGGAGATTTTATCTTTCAGACAGAGGCCGTCACGAGTCAGCCAGCCGATTTCTATGAGCATTACGGGCTTACCCACAACCACAATGTGGCGGACGCCCTGGAAGCGATGAGCGCGAAGTACACGCGAGGCTTGTGTGTTCATCAGGAAGTGTGGGAGGCTGTCGTCCCTATTTGGAAAATGCATGAAGGTGAACTGTTAGAAATCGAGCTGCACCCGATTGAATTGGGTTTTGATTTGCCGATACATCGGATGGGTTGGCCAACGCTGAGTGCTTCTTCTGCGATTTTAGAGAGACTACAGACACTGAGCGAGCCGTACGGGACCAAGATCGAAGTGGAAGGAAACGTAGGTAGAATACGCTTCAAACAAGTGGTTGGCAGTGATGTCACGTAA
- a CDS encoding MurR/RpiR family transcriptional regulator — MDEQVKERIRKQYGNLTASQKIISKFVIEKPSLIAIHTAKKIADLTNMSEATVIRFCYALGYTGYTELQDEIKKSLLIAEPRKGPIQKYRDTEEILTRDNYAQQVIETDIAYLQQGLQQLDYRLFEQAIQSIISANRIVVVGFRWCHIPAKWLFSTLNAIKGNTYLYTGAVDNADYFITERDQEWLVIALSFPRHPTETVALVQSAKALGAKVLAMTEGELSPISQMADLLLKVTTPQPAATSGMPVLFSLLNVLIKGVMVYDAENVQKRLQHYDEISSQLYSFIGDEDEFTI, encoded by the coding sequence ATGGATGAGCAAGTAAAAGAACGAATCCGAAAACAGTACGGAAATCTCACGGCCAGTCAAAAAATCATTTCAAAGTTTGTTATTGAGAAGCCCAGTCTGATCGCGATCCATACTGCCAAAAAAATCGCTGATCTGACTAACATGAGTGAGGCGACGGTCATTCGTTTTTGCTACGCCTTGGGATACACAGGCTACACGGAGTTGCAGGATGAGATCAAAAAGTCCTTGCTGATAGCTGAACCACGCAAAGGCCCTATTCAAAAATATCGAGATACGGAAGAAATCCTTACGCGCGACAACTACGCCCAGCAGGTCATCGAGACGGACATCGCCTACTTGCAACAAGGGCTCCAGCAGCTTGATTACCGACTGTTCGAGCAAGCCATCCAGAGCATCATTTCGGCAAATCGGATCGTTGTCGTCGGCTTCCGTTGGTGCCATATTCCTGCCAAATGGCTTTTCTCGACCCTCAATGCAATCAAGGGAAACACCTATCTGTATACAGGCGCCGTGGACAATGCGGACTACTTTATCACCGAACGTGACCAGGAGTGGCTGGTCATCGCGCTTTCATTTCCTCGTCACCCGACTGAAACGGTAGCGCTTGTCCAATCTGCCAAAGCATTGGGTGCCAAAGTGCTGGCGATGACGGAGGGAGAGCTGTCACCCATCAGTCAAATGGCCGATTTGCTTTTGAAAGTCACGACTCCACAGCCCGCAGCGACTAGTGGAATGCCAGTTTTGTTTTCCTTGTTAAATGTGCTGATCAAAGGGGTGATGGTGTACGACGCTGAGAACGTCCAAAAGCGATTGCAGCACTACGACGAAATCAGTTCGCAGCTTTACTCGTTCATTGGCGACGAGGATGAATTTACGATCTGA
- a CDS encoding serine hydrolase, producing MSRKEVRTDLVEYLQLQVEEKRMAWQVPGCAVAVICDGEVVFSNGFGHAYRDGRQPITPQTLFPIASATKSFTSLSLALLVAEEVLDWDTPLRSYWSDFQLFDPVATATITARDLLCHRSGLPRHDLVWYNTSDSREGLMERLRYLEPTKAFRSTYQYQNLMVTAAGSLVERLSGKKWEAFVKKRILDPLHMENTYFTVGEAGRTGRLARPYRKKAAGVVEVPFLNNEAIGPAGSMISTIQDMSKWLHLHLQKGVVNGCPLLSPALLEELYCPQIVAGKPHEHMPELTTSYSALGWFVQSYRGHRMIFHAGNLQGFTSFVSFLPDAQMGIVVLSQIDNSRLPTVLSYEIYDHVLGMERCDWNGRMREEARKEEAAQQEQVTKWESLRLLPSEKDEAVGGPSVQAFISVTGVYENQGYGTITISYIDGQLSMRYNGIVFLLEPMADSRFLATFNESYTLQFPISFQTNHEGMIVSLSAPFEPVEGAKALVFTRKGNLFSTQME from the coding sequence ATGTCACGTAAGGAGGTCCGCACTGATCTGGTCGAATATCTCCAGCTACAGGTAGAAGAAAAACGGATGGCTTGGCAGGTACCAGGGTGTGCAGTAGCCGTCATCTGTGATGGGGAAGTGGTATTTTCCAACGGGTTTGGCCACGCATACCGTGATGGTCGCCAGCCGATTACACCACAGACTTTATTCCCGATCGCCTCTGCCACCAAATCATTTACCTCGCTCAGCCTTGCGCTGCTGGTTGCTGAAGAGGTACTTGACTGGGACACTCCCTTGCGCTCGTATTGGTCTGACTTTCAGCTGTTCGATCCTGTGGCTACCGCTACCATCACGGCGAGAGATTTACTCTGTCATCGCTCGGGACTGCCTCGTCATGATCTCGTCTGGTATAACACGTCGGATTCACGCGAGGGATTGATGGAACGACTTCGCTATTTGGAGCCGACCAAGGCGTTTCGCTCTACGTATCAATACCAGAATCTGATGGTAACCGCAGCCGGTAGTCTGGTAGAGAGATTGAGCGGAAAAAAGTGGGAAGCATTTGTGAAAAAGCGAATTCTCGATCCGCTTCACATGGAAAACACCTATTTTACTGTGGGTGAAGCAGGACGAACGGGGCGTCTCGCCCGTCCCTACAGAAAAAAAGCAGCAGGTGTCGTAGAAGTGCCTTTTCTCAACAATGAAGCGATCGGTCCCGCAGGTTCAATGATCTCTACCATTCAAGACATGTCAAAATGGCTGCATCTTCACCTGCAAAAAGGGGTTGTTAACGGTTGCCCACTACTTTCTCCAGCATTATTAGAGGAACTGTATTGTCCGCAGATCGTCGCTGGTAAGCCTCATGAGCATATGCCGGAATTGACCACTTCGTATTCTGCATTGGGGTGGTTTGTGCAGAGCTATCGTGGGCACAGAATGATTTTTCATGCGGGCAACCTACAAGGATTTACGTCATTCGTTAGTTTCTTGCCTGACGCTCAGATGGGGATCGTGGTCTTGAGTCAGATCGACAATTCCCGACTACCCACGGTGCTTTCCTATGAGATTTACGATCACGTACTGGGAATGGAGCGATGTGATTGGAATGGAAGAATGAGGGAGGAAGCGAGAAAGGAAGAAGCGGCGCAGCAAGAGCAAGTTACTAAATGGGAGAGCTTGCGACTATTGCCTTCAGAAAAGGATGAAGCGGTAGGTGGTCCATCTGTACAGGCGTTCATCTCCGTAACGGGTGTATACGAGAATCAGGGTTATGGTACGATCACCATTTCCTATATAGATGGGCAGTTGTCGATGAGATACAACGGCATTGTCTTCTTGCTTGAACCGATGGCGGACTCTCGTTTTTTGGCCACTTTTAATGAATCGTACACGCTTCAGTTCCCGATTTCATTTCAAACGAATCACGAGGGGATGATCGTAAGTCTTTCCGCTCCGTTCGAGCCAGTTGAGGGAGCAAAAGCGTTGGTATTTACCCGAAAAGGAAATTTATTCTCTACCCAAATGGAGTGA
- a CDS encoding MFS transporter, with translation MARVTLVLLFVLYMINYADKTIAGYSAVPIMEEFGLSQKEWGLVGSSFFWFFSIAGILGAALSDRIGTKKMLAIMAISWTVVQFGAYAIASLPMLVLARVLLGIGEGPFWATVVSHLNKWYPEEKRGLVYSTVNFGAFVGAVASAPLLVSMIDQNGWRFAWAFMGALSLIWFLVWIWIGKEKPKLNVTPILPAVSEAPKAKWSEISGVMLSSTYIFCFLIYFGQIWGTTFAAVWEPVYLVKAIHLTNQQMAYSIAGTGLVAGLMTILISSMGDRLYKKHRSYRKSYVLIGGVSIILGGLFFYSVTWVQSTAWVLIALCLGKGFAFSVGTAASVIVSSLMPTRTGLLVGVMSSLVTLAGIISPLVTGSIVEAAGDISTGFSHAMTVNALIYLVFGVLFLIFAKRNEGKTEISTQISHITEK, from the coding sequence ATGGCTAGAGTGACATTAGTGTTGCTGTTTGTTTTGTATATGATCAACTACGCAGACAAAACGATCGCGGGGTATTCCGCTGTTCCGATCATGGAAGAGTTTGGCCTTTCCCAGAAAGAATGGGGATTAGTCGGCAGCAGCTTCTTCTGGTTTTTCTCTATCGCAGGGATTCTGGGAGCGGCGCTCTCAGATCGGATCGGGACGAAAAAAATGCTGGCGATTATGGCGATTTCCTGGACGGTAGTACAGTTTGGAGCCTATGCGATTGCAAGTCTGCCCATGCTCGTCTTGGCACGTGTACTGCTCGGGATTGGGGAAGGTCCGTTTTGGGCGACGGTTGTCAGTCATTTGAATAAATGGTATCCGGAAGAAAAACGTGGTCTCGTCTATTCCACCGTCAATTTTGGCGCATTTGTTGGTGCTGTTGCATCCGCGCCGTTGCTGGTCTCGATGATTGATCAGAACGGTTGGCGTTTTGCCTGGGCTTTTATGGGGGCACTCAGTCTGATCTGGTTCCTCGTCTGGATCTGGATTGGAAAAGAAAAACCAAAGCTCAACGTCACACCGATCTTGCCAGCTGTGAGCGAAGCACCAAAAGCGAAGTGGTCCGAAATCTCTGGTGTTATGCTATCATCCACCTATATCTTTTGCTTTCTCATCTATTTCGGGCAAATATGGGGTACGACCTTTGCAGCCGTGTGGGAGCCGGTGTACTTGGTGAAAGCGATCCATTTGACGAATCAGCAGATGGCTTATTCGATTGCAGGAACGGGTCTGGTAGCAGGTCTCATGACGATTCTTATTTCATCCATGGGTGACCGTCTGTACAAGAAGCATCGTTCCTATCGCAAATCGTACGTGCTGATCGGTGGGGTGTCGATTATTTTGGGTGGACTGTTCTTTTACTCCGTTACATGGGTACAATCGACTGCATGGGTATTGATCGCCCTGTGTCTGGGGAAAGGCTTCGCTTTTTCTGTAGGAACAGCAGCATCTGTGATCGTCAGCAGTCTGATGCCCACGCGTACAGGGCTGCTCGTCGGGGTCATGTCCAGTCTCGTCACATTAGCCGGCATTATTTCTCCTCTCGTTACGGGTTCGATTGTTGAGGCTGCGGGAGATATCAGCACAGGTTTCAGTCATGCAATGACCGTCAACGCCTTGATTTATCTCGTATTTGGGGTCCTGTTCTTGATCTTTGCCAAACGAAATGAAGGAAAAACGGAAATCTCTACACAAATCTCGCACATAACGGAAAAGTAA
- a CDS encoding VOC family protein codes for MQSFFPAERQLSSAGGYHHPIGMNTWAGVGTPLAPPHAAGLAHYSIVLPNEQEVQFIRERFSAANVPCQTKEKKLIVHDPSRIEIHLQASH; via the coding sequence ATGCAATCGTTCTTCCCCGCAGAGCGGCAGCTGAGCTCAGCTGGCGGTTACCATCATCCTATCGGAATGAATACATGGGCAGGCGTCGGTACTCCATTGGCTCCTCCTCATGCAGCAGGATTGGCTCATTACTCAATTGTGCTGCCAAACGAGCAAGAGGTCCAATTCATACGCGAGCGGTTTTCTGCTGCAAACGTTCCTTGTCAGACCAAAGAAAAGAAGTTGATTGTTCATGATCCTTCGAGGATCGAAATACACCTTCAAGCCTCACACTGA